The proteins below come from a single Zea mays cultivar B73 chromosome 8, Zm-B73-REFERENCE-NAM-5.0, whole genome shotgun sequence genomic window:
- the LOC103635869 gene encoding uncharacterized protein, whose protein sequence is MLRRAEGPGGLCSTPPWPLFSSPRVRSLSLSLGADSATAAALRKLPRSSSGFSPATSTLEMQVDTEPFPMNMIDFEGKKVLVRPNTADKGKGKETIIGNAKKADGDCKISCRKVVSEKTPDGGETLKVTITASSTGGQAQTGRQMQEPVLRIPDGPTRRRGRSGTPPDGPESSSRRSGHAQDSQRPRTFKPRRPEIAQIVNLHTSTIDGGVQKPCTQDQEPGGGRGTVCLRARGLLLHHESGGRHGRAPGGDRQV, encoded by the exons ATGTTGAGAAGGGCAGAAGGCCCTGGCGGGCTTTGTTCCACTCCACCTTGGCCGCTGTTCTCCTCACCGCGcgtgcgctctctctctctctctctcggcgcCGACTCGGCTACCGCCGCCGCCCTACGGAAGCTTCCCAGGTCTTCGTCAGGCTTTTCTCCGGCAACGAGCACCCTG gaaatgcaggtggatacggagccctttccgatgaacatgattgacttcgagggcaagaaagtcctggttcggccaaatacagccgataaaggcaaaggcaaggaaacaatcatcggcaatgctaaaaaggccgatggggattgtaaaatttcttgcaggaaagtggtgtccgagaagactcccgatggaggggagaccctgaaggtgaccatcacagcctccagtactggggggcaagcgcagacagggagacagatgcaggagcccgtgctgcgtatcccggacggtccgacacgtaggcgcggacggtccgggaccccaccggacggtccggagagctccagcagacggtccggccatgctcaggactcgcagcgaccacgtaccttcaaaccacgacgaccagagatag CACAGATCGTGAACCTGCACACCTCAACGATAGATGGCGGGGTTCAGAAGCCTTGCACCCAAGACCAGGAACCTGGTGGTGGCCGGGGGACTGTCTGCCTTCGTGCTCGGGGTCTACTACTACACCATGAGAGCGGTGGGAGGCACGGACGAGCTCCAGGTGGCGATCGACAAGTTTGA